The following are encoded together in the Oryzias melastigma strain HK-1 linkage group LG17, ASM292280v2, whole genome shotgun sequence genome:
- the si:dkeyp-13a3.10 gene encoding uncharacterized protein si:dkeyp-13a3.10 isoform X4: MRITELLFYSFIYFLLLSQLSKTAPFPPLDAIIVQIQHSGVVGGSYVAKQVLFNGLPLSNTSREVSHILQSLSTKELFPFNRSISQIPALKDHTIVCHQECVLESHRLQWSEHVFYDGEVYLRLEPNGTWTALVPQAVLLKGLLEQTGRHGGSERTRLQNGCMQLMKELRLPDKPSGSGIVSTRILIPVLGVVAFAGLITVSILVSKNRGWTHPGGVIGSLIHYPGNLNDLGPDTKDSGYRTL, from the exons ATGAGGATCACAGAACTACtcttttactcatttatttatttcctgttgTTGAGCCAGTTATCAAAGACTGCTCCGTTTCCTCCTCTAG ATGCCATCATTGTCCAGATCCAGCACTCGGGAGTGGTTGGAGGCAGTTATGTTGCTAAGCAGGTTCTTTTCAATGGTTTGCCTCTGAGCAACACGAGTCGGGAGGTCAGCCACATCCTCCAAAGCTTATCAACTAAagaactttttccttttaatcgTAGCATCAGTCAGATTCCAGCTTTAA AGGATCACACCATCGTCTGCCATCAAGAGTGCGTTCTAGAGAGTCATCGGCTCCAGTGGAGTGAGCACGTCTTTTATGATGGTGAAGTCTATCTTCGCCTGGAGCCCAACGGCACGTGGACGGCTCTCGTGCCACAAGCGGTGCTCCTCAAGGGGCTTTTGGAGCAGACGGGACGACACGGGGGGTCCGAGAGGACCCGGCTGCAGAACGGTTGCATGCAGCTCATGAAAGAACTGAGACTTCCTGACAAACCGTCAG GTTCAGGAATTGTTTCTACTCGAATTCTTATTCCAGTTTTGGGTGTTGTGGCTTTCGCTGGACTGATTACAGTGAGCATTCTCGTTTCCAAAAATCGAG GTTGGACACACCCTGGAG GTGTTATTGGGTCCCTTATTCATTATCCTGGGAACCTGAATGACTTGGGTCCAGACACAAAAGACAGCGGTTACAGAACTCTGTGA
- the si:dkeyp-13a3.10 gene encoding uncharacterized protein si:dkeyp-13a3.10 isoform X2, protein MRITELLFYSFIYFLLLSQLSKTAPFPPLDAIIVQIQHSGVVGGSYVAKQVLFNGLPLSNTSREVSHILQSLSTKELFPFNRSISQIPALKDHTIVCHQECVLESHRLQWSEHVFYDGEVYLRLEPNGTWTALVPQAVLLKGLLEQTGRHGGSERTRLQNGCMQLMKELRLPDKPSGSGIVSTRILIPVLGVVAFAGLITVSILVSKNRGKLCFLFFLFLNLLLWFINGTSQSRKVPFLQQFRVCYSAFIVFLQPASSHDYLNRVFTTRKCKAASCVCLYLLSV, encoded by the exons ATGAGGATCACAGAACTACtcttttactcatttatttatttcctgttgTTGAGCCAGTTATCAAAGACTGCTCCGTTTCCTCCTCTAG ATGCCATCATTGTCCAGATCCAGCACTCGGGAGTGGTTGGAGGCAGTTATGTTGCTAAGCAGGTTCTTTTCAATGGTTTGCCTCTGAGCAACACGAGTCGGGAGGTCAGCCACATCCTCCAAAGCTTATCAACTAAagaactttttccttttaatcgTAGCATCAGTCAGATTCCAGCTTTAA AGGATCACACCATCGTCTGCCATCAAGAGTGCGTTCTAGAGAGTCATCGGCTCCAGTGGAGTGAGCACGTCTTTTATGATGGTGAAGTCTATCTTCGCCTGGAGCCCAACGGCACGTGGACGGCTCTCGTGCCACAAGCGGTGCTCCTCAAGGGGCTTTTGGAGCAGACGGGACGACACGGGGGGTCCGAGAGGACCCGGCTGCAGAACGGTTGCATGCAGCTCATGAAAGAACTGAGACTTCCTGACAAACCGTCAG GTTCAGGAATTGTTTCTACTCGAATTCTTATTCCAGTTTTGGGTGTTGTGGCTTTCGCTGGACTGATTACAGTGAGCATTCTCGTTTCCAAAAATCGAGgtaagttgtgttttttgttttttttgtttttgaatttacttttatGGTTCATAAATGGTACTTCTCAAAGCAGGAAAGTCCCATTTTTACAGCAGTTTAGAGTTTGCTATTcagcatttattgtttttttgcagcCCGCTTCATCACATGATTATCTGAACCGGGTCTTTactacaagaaaatgtaaagcaGCATCATGTGTTTGTCTTTATCTTCTCTCTGTTTAG
- the si:dkeyp-13a3.10 gene encoding uncharacterized protein si:dkeyp-13a3.10 isoform X3, translating into MRITELLFYSFIYFLLLSQLSKTAPFPPLDAIIVQIQHSGVVGGSYVAKQVLFNGLPLSNTSREVSHILQSLSTKELFPFNRSISQIPALKDHTIVCHQECVLESHRLQWSEHVFYDGEVYLRLEPNGTWTALVPQAVLLKGLLEQTGRHGGSERTRLQNGCMQLMKELRLPDKPSGISSPVSKSASFLFELLIFVPFSLGSGIVSTRILIPVLGVVAFAGLITVSILVSKNRGWTHPGGVIGSLIHYPGNLNDLGPDTKDSGYRTL; encoded by the exons ATGAGGATCACAGAACTACtcttttactcatttatttatttcctgttgTTGAGCCAGTTATCAAAGACTGCTCCGTTTCCTCCTCTAG ATGCCATCATTGTCCAGATCCAGCACTCGGGAGTGGTTGGAGGCAGTTATGTTGCTAAGCAGGTTCTTTTCAATGGTTTGCCTCTGAGCAACACGAGTCGGGAGGTCAGCCACATCCTCCAAAGCTTATCAACTAAagaactttttccttttaatcgTAGCATCAGTCAGATTCCAGCTTTAA AGGATCACACCATCGTCTGCCATCAAGAGTGCGTTCTAGAGAGTCATCGGCTCCAGTGGAGTGAGCACGTCTTTTATGATGGTGAAGTCTATCTTCGCCTGGAGCCCAACGGCACGTGGACGGCTCTCGTGCCACAAGCGGTGCTCCTCAAGGGGCTTTTGGAGCAGACGGGACGACACGGGGGGTCCGAGAGGACCCGGCTGCAGAACGGTTGCATGCAGCTCATGAAAGAACTGAGACTTCCTGACAAACCGTCAGGTATTTCCTCTCCTGTTTCCAAAAGTGCTTCCTTTTTGTTTGAATTGCtcatttttgttcctttttctttaGGTTCAGGAATTGTTTCTACTCGAATTCTTATTCCAGTTTTGGGTGTTGTGGCTTTCGCTGGACTGATTACAGTGAGCATTCTCGTTTCCAAAAATCGAG GTTGGACACACCCTGGAG GTGTTATTGGGTCCCTTATTCATTATCCTGGGAACCTGAATGACTTGGGTCCAGACACAAAAGACAGCGGTTACAGAACTCTGTGA
- the si:dkeyp-13a3.10 gene encoding uncharacterized protein si:dkeyp-13a3.10 isoform X1, translating to MRITELLFYSFIYFLLLSQLSKTAPFPPLDAIIVQIQHSGVVGGSYVAKQVLFNGLPLSNTSREVSHILQSLSTKELFPFNRSISQIPALKDHTIVCHQECVLESHRLQWSEHVFYDGEVYLRLEPNGTWTALVPQAVLLKGLLEQTGRHGGSERTRLQNGCMQLMKELRLPDKPSGISSPVSKSASFLFELLIFVPFSLGSGIVSTRILIPVLGVVAFAGLITVSILVSKNRGKLCFLFFLFLNLLLWFINGTSQSRKVPFLQQFRVCYSAFIVFLQPASSHDYLNRVFTTRKCKAASCVCLYLLSV from the exons ATGAGGATCACAGAACTACtcttttactcatttatttatttcctgttgTTGAGCCAGTTATCAAAGACTGCTCCGTTTCCTCCTCTAG ATGCCATCATTGTCCAGATCCAGCACTCGGGAGTGGTTGGAGGCAGTTATGTTGCTAAGCAGGTTCTTTTCAATGGTTTGCCTCTGAGCAACACGAGTCGGGAGGTCAGCCACATCCTCCAAAGCTTATCAACTAAagaactttttccttttaatcgTAGCATCAGTCAGATTCCAGCTTTAA AGGATCACACCATCGTCTGCCATCAAGAGTGCGTTCTAGAGAGTCATCGGCTCCAGTGGAGTGAGCACGTCTTTTATGATGGTGAAGTCTATCTTCGCCTGGAGCCCAACGGCACGTGGACGGCTCTCGTGCCACAAGCGGTGCTCCTCAAGGGGCTTTTGGAGCAGACGGGACGACACGGGGGGTCCGAGAGGACCCGGCTGCAGAACGGTTGCATGCAGCTCATGAAAGAACTGAGACTTCCTGACAAACCGTCAGGTATTTCCTCTCCTGTTTCCAAAAGTGCTTCCTTTTTGTTTGAATTGCtcatttttgttcctttttctttaGGTTCAGGAATTGTTTCTACTCGAATTCTTATTCCAGTTTTGGGTGTTGTGGCTTTCGCTGGACTGATTACAGTGAGCATTCTCGTTTCCAAAAATCGAGgtaagttgtgttttttgttttttttgtttttgaatttacttttatGGTTCATAAATGGTACTTCTCAAAGCAGGAAAGTCCCATTTTTACAGCAGTTTAGAGTTTGCTATTcagcatttattgtttttttgcagcCCGCTTCATCACATGATTATCTGAACCGGGTCTTTactacaagaaaatgtaaagcaGCATCATGTGTTTGTCTTTATCTTCTCTCTGTTTAG
- the ubxn7 gene encoding UBX domain-containing protein 7, which yields MRHKCVVVCGGKMAALGDTSAPGVNGLIQQFTAITGATESVGKHMLEACNNNLEMAVTMFLDGGAIAEEPSTSSSSAASSSRAPPTDEVRAPIPQKQDILVEPEPLFGVPKRRRPARSIFDGFRDFQTETIRQEQELRNGGTVDKKLSTLADLFRPPIELMHKGSFETAKDCGQLENKWLMINIQNVQDFACQCLNRDVWSNDAVKNIIREHFIFWQVYHDSEEGQRYIQFYKLNKFPYISILDPRTGQKMVEWNQLDVTSFLEQATGFLAEHGQLDGPSCHGPPAKRARSESLIDASEDSQLEAAIRASLQETHYESSNAAEAPDSPRSEDDSDEEAFSDSEGPISVDGSDSEPPTPLAASAAQQRLQPDSSTSSYRKSPYKENNHSHKKEESKKNHLEPPSAPARHPQPDADSGGINCSAQAESASSSKISTTTACEVDCPDDNGPKARLMLRYPDGQREQISLSAKAKLLALVRHVQSKGYPNERFELVTNFPRRKLAHLDYEITLQEAGLCPQETVFVQERN from the exons ATGCGCCACAagtgtgttgttgtttgtggCGGTAAGATGGCGGCGCTCGGAGACACCTCAGCTCCGGGGGTGAACGGGTTAATACAACAATTCACAGCAATAACAG GGGCCACAGAGAGTGTAGGAAAACACATGCTTGAAGCATGCAACAACAACCTGGAAATGGCTGTAACCATGTTCCTGGATGGAGGAGCAATAGCAGAGGAACCCAGCACCAGCTCAAGTTCAGCGGCGTCGAGCAGCAGAGCTCCTCCAACAGA TGAAGTGCGCGCTCCCATTCCCCAGAAGCAAGACATATTGGTGGAACCAGAACCATTATTTGGAG TGCCAAAGCGAAGACGGCCTGCTCGATCGATATTTGATGGTTTCAGAGACTTCCAGACAGAAACAA TTCGCCAAGAGCAGGAGCTTCGTAACGGCGGGACTGTTGATAAGAAACTGAGCACCTTGGCAGACCTCTTCCGTCCCCCTATTGAGCTCATGCACAAAGGCAGCTTTGAGACG GCTAAAGACTGTGGACAGCTGGAAAACAAATGGCTTATGATCAATATTCAGAATGTTCAGGACTTTGCTTGCCAATGTCTGAACAGGGATGTGTGGAGTAACGATGCAGTAAAGAACATAATCAGAGAACATTTCATATTCTGGCAG GTTTACCATGACAGTGAAGAGGGGCAACGATACATTCAGTTCTATAAGTTGAACAAGTTTCCCTACATTTCCATTTTGGATCCACGCACAG GTCAAAAAATGGTGGAGTGGAACCAGCTGGATGTGACGTCTTTTCTGGAGCAGGCCACCGGTTTCCTGGCAGAACACGGGCAGCTTGACGGGCCGTCCTGCCACGGACCACCTGCTAAACGAGCTCGCTCT GAGAGTCTAATTGACGCCAGTGAAGACAGCCAGCTGGAGGCAGCGATCCGAGCCTCGTTACAGGAAACCCACTACGAGTCCTCGAACGCCGCCGAGGCGCCGGACTCCCCGAGATCAGAAGACGACTCCGACGAAGAGGCCTTCTCCGACAGCGAAGGACCCATCTCCGTCGACGGCTCCGACAGCGAACCACCGACGCCCCTCGCCGCCTCGGCGGCCCAGCAGCGTCTCCAACCCGACAGCTCGACCTCTTCCTACAGAAAGTCCCCgtacaaagaaaacaatcaCAGTCACAAAAAGGAGGAGAGCAAAAAGAACCATCTGGAACCACCTTCGGCTCCAGCTCGTCATCCTCAACCCGATGCCGACTCTGGAGGGATCAACTGCTCCGCACAAGCAGAAAGTGCGTCATCTTCCAAGATCAGCACCACCACGGCCTGTGAGGTGGACTGTCCTGACGACAACG gtccCAAAGCCAGATTGATGCTCCGCTACCCCGACGGACAGAGAGAGCAAATTTCTTTGTCTGCTAAAGCGAAACTTTTG gcCCTGGTCAGACACGTCCAGTCCAAGGGTTACCCTAACGAACGCTTTGAACTCGTCACCAACTTTCCTAGACGGAAGCTGGCCCACTTGGACTATGAGATCACGCTGCAGGAAGCCGGCCTTTGTCCACAGGAGACTGTATTTGTGCAGGAGAGGAACTAG